AAATGAGGCCCCATCTGTAATTCTTCATTTTTGAAAATATCTAATCCCTTGATTGCCAATTTTACCTCGGCGGTAGTGGTAGAAAGAATTTCATCATTGGCAGGGCTAATGATACTTACTTGAGGTTGTTTGGAAAGAAAAGTTTTATTTAACTCTTGAATTAATTTAGGGGGGGCAACCTCAGCGATATTGTCCACCTTGGGAATGGGTGCATTATTGGTATTAAATGCTTGTACACTATCAATGGTGTCACTACAACTGCTGATCATTATACTTAGGGCAAAAATGACCAGACAAGATAATATTTTTTTGATTACCATATCTTTTTAATATATTATTCTTCGTTTCTATCATAATTCCTAATAGTGTTACAATGAAAACCGTTTATAGTTGCGTATAATAGCCTATGGTCACTACTCCTATTCAACCATCACAACATCCTTTAGCTGAATATATTTATCGATTAGAACAAGGACAAGCCCTCTTAAAAGATACTCCCGATAATCTTATTGAGGTGGTGGGGATTCTCAAATCCTATGGTGTAGTGTTAGATGCCTATTCTAATAATCTCAACTATATTGGCAAATATCAGTTTTTGGTATTGTTTCCCTTTTTCAAATATTTTAATGGGGATGTTTCCTTTTCTAAGTTACTAAAACATTGGTGGCACGATCGCATCAATTACGAGTATGCAGAGTATTGTATGCGAGGTATGCTTTGGCATGGGGGCGGTAAATTAGATGAATATGTTGATAGTAAAGAATTTAGAGTTAATTGCGATCGCGCCATAAAAGCCAAATTAAAAAGTAATCCCTTCATCCTTGGCTTAAACAAAATTTTTCCCAACTTTTTATTAGAACAAGCGAAAATGTCCGCTTACTATGCCGCCCTGGGACAATTTTGGCGAGTAATGAGCGATATGTTCCTTAGTTTATCAGATCGTTATGATGCAGGGGAAATCAATTCCATCCCTGATGTGGTACAACATATCCTCGATGGCTTGGTGGCTAATGCCTCTCGCCCCATTACCTTTGAAGTAGATATAAAAGGGGAAACCTATACCATCATCCCCGAAGAGGCAGGATTAACCTTCCTCATGGAAACCGCCGTGCCTTATGTAGAAGCCGTTTTCTTCCGTGGATTTCCCTTTTTGGGTACCGTATCCTACAACGCCCAAGCCAATCAAGTACCCAACGGGCAAGAATGCTTCACCTACGGGGCATTATACGCTGATCCTTTGCCCGTAGGCAGTGCAGGGATTCCTCCCACCCTCTTGATGCAGGATATGCGCCATTACATCCCCGATTATCTTCACAAATTTTATCA
The sequence above is a segment of the Cyanobacterium stanieri PCC 7202 genome. Coding sequences within it:
- a CDS encoding CO2 hydration protein (PFAM: CO2 hydration protein (ChpXY)~TIGRFAM: CO2 hydration protein~InterPro IPR010220~KEGG: cyc:PCC7424_1376 CO2 hydration protein~PFAM: CO2 hydration family protein~SPTR: CO2 hydration protein;~TIGRFAM: CO2 hydration protein), with protein sequence MVTTPIQPSQHPLAEYIYRLEQGQALLKDTPDNLIEVVGILKSYGVVLDAYSNNLNYIGKYQFLVLFPFFKYFNGDVSFSKLLKHWWHDRINYEYAEYCMRGMLWHGGGKLDEYVDSKEFRVNCDRAIKAKLKSNPFILGLNKIFPNFLLEQAKMSAYYAALGQFWRVMSDMFLSLSDRYDAGEINSIPDVVQHILDGLVANASRPITFEVDIKGETYTIIPEEAGLTFLMETAVPYVEAVFFRGFPFLGTVSYNAQANQVPNGQECFTYGALYADPLPVGSAGIPPTLLMQDMRHYIPDYLHKFYQNSLRQEDDLLVKICISFQKSMYCVTTAALRGLAPHSLDTKDEQEIMANRKFLEGWMNRFLTSRMVDVNQDVLKI